One window of the Halobacteriovorax sp. JY17 genome contains the following:
- a CDS encoding CDP-alcohol phosphatidyltransferase family protein, protein MDRRPLKTRGASWAKNLAASLAQLGLTPNLISLLSVVFAFLVLFAGSLAKSNPSYFLICAGLIQLRLLCNLLDGMVAVEHGKSSANGELFNDVPDRFADIFIIVGASFSIVDDGYVISPLNLAWIASSLAVITAYIRVLGKSLGTSSYFIGPMAKQHRMFLLTLALIIEFFLIGSSFSTKILYIALVIIATGSLVTTFRRLRIISSDLLKGNLK, encoded by the coding sequence ATGGATAGAAGACCACTGAAAACAAGGGGCGCTAGTTGGGCCAAGAATCTTGCTGCAAGTTTAGCACAGCTTGGATTAACTCCAAATCTCATCTCTCTATTGAGTGTGGTCTTTGCATTTCTCGTTTTATTTGCAGGTAGTTTGGCCAAGTCAAATCCGTCTTACTTCTTAATTTGTGCGGGATTAATACAGCTTCGACTTTTGTGTAATCTTCTTGATGGAATGGTTGCTGTTGAGCACGGGAAATCTTCTGCTAACGGAGAGTTATTTAATGATGTTCCAGACCGATTCGCAGATATTTTCATTATAGTAGGAGCAAGCTTTTCAATTGTTGATGATGGTTACGTTATAAGTCCATTAAACCTTGCTTGGATTGCTTCGAGTCTGGCAGTGATCACTGCTTATATTAGAGTTCTTGGGAAATCTCTTGGAACAAGTTCATACTTTATAGGGCCAATGGCAAAACAGCATAGAATGTTTTTGTTAACGCTTGCTCTGATCATTGAATTCTTTCTCATAGGAAGCTCATTTTCAACGAAGATCCTCTATATCGCATTAGTGATTATTGCTACTGGAAGTTTAGTGACTACTTTTAGAAGGCTGAGAATAATTTCTTCTGATCTCTTAAAGGGAAATCTTAAATGA
- a CDS encoding phosphatidate cytidylyltransferase, which translates to MTQSISELTGFTSLFSEIIIGIYALLVMFTLIFIPWEKMKPSKGMHEIVLRVYSWWAILILATVMFLLPGTIALILIILLTYISLREFLTKLSVTNHFRSTLFFVYLAIPIQYYLAKNGTTYSFNSFIPVYMFFLIPIVNILNGEYEKYLEFNGKVFWATMLIVYGFSNITFLIHQGEIRGYIGEQNLLILLIVFLTQINDVLQFLWGKTIGKHKLSPTISPNKTIEGFLGGAITLSALSFSLSSYLPFDSSLEAAGFGFLLSVFGLLGDLNMSAVKRDLGVKDMDDLIPGHGGILDRLDSLSFTLPFTVHYLLLRGYL; encoded by the coding sequence ATGACACAATCAATTTCTGAACTGACTGGGTTCACTTCCTTATTTTCTGAAATTATTATTGGGATATATGCTCTCTTGGTTATGTTCACTCTCATCTTTATCCCTTGGGAGAAGATGAAACCTTCTAAGGGGATGCACGAGATAGTTTTAAGAGTGTATTCTTGGTGGGCGATTTTAATTCTTGCTACTGTTATGTTTCTACTACCCGGAACAATTGCTCTTATATTAATTATACTTCTAACATATATTTCACTAAGAGAATTTCTCACAAAACTCTCAGTCACAAATCACTTTAGAAGCACACTCTTCTTTGTTTATTTGGCAATACCAATTCAATACTACCTTGCTAAGAACGGAACAACTTATAGTTTCAATTCTTTTATTCCGGTTTATATGTTCTTCTTAATCCCTATTGTTAATATATTAAATGGCGAGTATGAGAAATATTTAGAGTTTAATGGAAAGGTTTTTTGGGCCACGATGTTAATCGTCTATGGTTTTTCTAATATTACATTCCTTATTCATCAAGGTGAAATAAGGGGATATATAGGTGAGCAAAACCTCCTGATACTACTAATTGTCTTTCTTACTCAAATTAATGACGTTCTTCAATTCCTTTGGGGAAAAACAATTGGTAAGCATAAGCTAAGTCCAACAATAAGCCCAAATAAGACAATTGAAGGATTTCTCGGAGGAGCAATAACATTAAGTGCTCTGAGTTTTTCTTTATCAAGTTACTTGCCTTTTGATAGCTCCCTTGAGGCTGCCGGCTTTGGATTTCTCTTAAGTGTCTTTGGATTGCTTGGGGATTTAAATATGTCTGCTGTTAAAAGAGATTTAGGAGTTAAAGATATGGATGATCTTATTCCTGGTCATGGTGGAATCCTAGATCGTCTAGATTCTCTTTCTTTTACGCTACCGTTTACTGTGCATTATCTACTTTTAAGAGGATATTTATAA
- a CDS encoding lysophospholipid acyltransferase family protein translates to MENLAFIIRVILFKGILAPFVKIILGVKFRYDEKPSFDKSKIIVANHSSHVDAIAILCSLSIRDLKRVHPVVARDYFYRNSVTKVFAKLCLNSVAVSRDRQFENPLHQCEKLLEKGHSLIIFPEGTRGSSDEMKEFKKGVSILLKKYPDVEFVPAFCEGFGRILPKGQWLILPSNSSLKIGKSKRVDQELEINDITSFIRKSILDLKF, encoded by the coding sequence ATGGAAAATTTAGCATTTATTATTAGAGTCATTCTTTTTAAAGGGATACTCGCTCCTTTTGTGAAAATCATTCTCGGAGTTAAATTTCGCTATGACGAAAAACCATCATTTGATAAGTCTAAAATTATTGTAGCTAATCATAGTAGCCATGTTGATGCGATAGCAATCCTTTGTAGTCTTTCAATTAGAGACTTAAAAAGAGTTCACCCTGTTGTGGCGAGAGATTATTTTTACCGTAATTCTGTTACGAAGGTATTTGCCAAACTTTGCTTAAATTCAGTGGCAGTTTCAAGAGATAGACAATTTGAAAATCCTCTTCATCAATGTGAGAAGCTTTTAGAAAAGGGGCATTCTCTGATAATTTTTCCCGAAGGTACAAGAGGAAGCTCAGATGAAATGAAAGAGTTTAAAAAAGGTGTTTCAATTCTTTTAAAGAAATATCCAGATGTTGAATTTGTTCCAGCTTTCTGTGAAGGGTTTGGAAGGATTCTTCCAAAAGGGCAATGGCTTATTTTACCATCTAATTCATCACTGAAAATTGGAAAGAGTAAGAGAGTTGATCAGGAACTAGAGATAAATGATATAACTAGTTTCATTAGAAAAAGCATTTTAGATTTAAAATTTTAG
- a CDS encoding M90 family metallopeptidase, with amino-acid sequence MFNWFKNRRRKKYLEMEFSKEWLDILNKEMPLYITLNEQDKRELEATLKILYHEKEFIGAHGLLVTEEMKVLICAEASLLLLHRPKDYFPNVNTIVIYETTFCSEIRQPLAGGFSLSKKEARIGESNHHTKTVVLAWDSVKGQALNPHSGRNVVLHEFAHQLDSETGIVNGAPRLSSNSSYRAWANIMSSEFNHLKDDIKHHHKTFIDQYGATSGAEFFAVITESFFEKPITFKRKHPDLYDQLQGFYKQDPTSYVKR; translated from the coding sequence ATGTTTAATTGGTTTAAAAATAGAAGAAGAAAGAAATATCTAGAAATGGAGTTTTCTAAAGAATGGCTTGATATACTAAATAAAGAAATGCCTCTTTATATAACTCTCAATGAGCAAGATAAGAGAGAACTAGAAGCAACTTTAAAGATTCTCTATCATGAGAAAGAGTTTATTGGTGCTCATGGATTATTGGTAACAGAAGAAATGAAGGTTCTTATCTGTGCAGAAGCATCTCTCTTACTTCTACATAGGCCCAAAGACTATTTCCCAAACGTTAATACAATTGTAATATATGAAACAACTTTTTGCTCCGAAATTCGCCAACCTCTTGCGGGCGGTTTTTCTCTTTCAAAAAAAGAAGCAAGAATTGGAGAATCAAACCATCATACAAAAACAGTTGTGCTCGCATGGGACAGCGTTAAAGGACAAGCGCTTAACCCTCACAGTGGAAGAAATGTTGTCTTGCATGAGTTTGCCCATCAACTCGACTCAGAAACAGGAATAGTCAATGGAGCACCTAGACTTTCATCAAACTCCTCTTACCGAGCCTGGGCAAATATTATGTCTTCGGAGTTTAATCACTTAAAAGATGATATTAAACACCATCATAAGACTTTTATAGACCAGTACGGAGCAACAAGCGGAGCTGAGTTCTTTGCTGTTATCACCGAGTCTTTCTTTGAGAAACCAATAACTTTCAAGAGAAAGCATCCAGACCTATACGATCAGCTCCAAGGTTTTTACAAGCAAGACCCGACTAGTTACGTAAAGAGATAG
- a CDS encoding NAD-dependent epimerase/dehydratase family protein, whose amino-acid sequence MMDLKREGTFGQMLNKSRKILIVGAAGGLARILTSILSKANPEDQIIGVDSRPQVEEFKRENVQFLKIRYTRGNFEKLFRDNEFHAVYHLARMSHAYSNKSNLAQRLDLNIMGTNRILELALKFDVKKMIILSTYHVYGALSDNPTFIAEDAPLKASIKHPELRDVTEMDQLATNWMWKNQHRIETVVLRPCSIIGPQIRNSMSQYLTTKYVPLGVDFNPMFQFIHEFDMANILARSLKEVPTGIYNVAPDEVVSIKKAKEIIGLPTFKIPLITLSPMTLAVKKIWNFPDYLIEYIKFSCVIDNAELKKHLKDDFLRFSTKEALELLKLKL is encoded by the coding sequence ATGATGGACTTAAAAAGAGAAGGAACTTTTGGGCAAATGCTAAATAAATCTAGAAAGATATTAATCGTTGGAGCTGCTGGCGGGCTTGCTAGAATACTTACTAGTATCTTATCTAAGGCTAACCCTGAAGATCAAATTATTGGTGTAGACTCAAGACCTCAGGTTGAAGAATTTAAAAGAGAGAATGTTCAATTCCTAAAGATTAGATACACACGTGGGAATTTCGAAAAACTTTTTAGAGATAATGAATTTCACGCAGTATACCACTTAGCAAGAATGAGTCACGCCTACTCTAATAAATCAAATCTCGCACAAAGATTAGATTTAAATATTATGGGAACGAATAGAATCTTAGAGCTCGCTCTGAAATTTGATGTAAAGAAAATGATTATTCTTAGTACTTATCATGTCTATGGTGCTTTATCCGACAACCCAACCTTCATTGCGGAAGATGCTCCTCTAAAAGCAAGCATTAAACATCCAGAACTTCGTGATGTGACTGAAATGGATCAACTTGCCACTAACTGGATGTGGAAGAATCAACATAGAATTGAAACCGTAGTACTTAGGCCATGTAGTATTATTGGGCCACAAATAAGAAACTCTATGAGCCAATACCTCACAACAAAGTATGTACCACTAGGGGTTGACTTTAATCCAATGTTTCAATTCATACATGAGTTCGATATGGCAAATATTCTTGCAAGATCACTAAAGGAAGTTCCGACAGGAATTTATAATGTTGCGCCAGATGAAGTTGTAAGCATAAAGAAAGCAAAGGAAATCATTGGTCTTCCTACTTTTAAGATTCCACTCATAACTCTCTCCCCTATGACTCTTGCTGTAAAGAAAATCTGGAACTTTCCAGACTACCTCATTGAGTACATAAAATTTAGCTGCGTGATCGATAATGCAGAGTTAAAAAAACACCTAAAAGATGATTTCCTTAGGTTTTCAACTAAAGAAGCCCTTGAGTTATTAAAGTTAAAATTATAA
- a CDS encoding lysophospholipid acyltransferase family protein, producing the protein MLKDILKTINLKTSSEDRKKFDQVFSKLYSIYGESEDPWGLDLHKTKNSIEYVWPLYKKYFKVRVFGKENVEDRPYMITSNHTGQIAIDGMLISTAFAMEIGPPRILRAMVERFFTGLPFIGTWAAQGGAVLGDRQNCEKLLERNQSVLVFPEGVKGISKSTKDFYKVQNFTRGFFRIALSSGVPILPIAVIGAEEFFPYVYQAKSIAKKFGLPALPISANYIPLPSPIDIYIGEAYMPPSHLNSDSTDKDIDLHIFEIESIIQKMTNDGLKKRRNFWANAK; encoded by the coding sequence ATGTTAAAAGATATTCTTAAAACGATAAATTTAAAGACTAGTTCTGAAGACAGAAAGAAATTTGATCAAGTATTTTCAAAACTCTATTCCATCTACGGAGAAAGTGAGGACCCTTGGGGACTTGACCTTCATAAAACGAAGAATAGTATTGAATATGTTTGGCCCCTCTATAAGAAATATTTCAAAGTACGAGTTTTTGGAAAAGAAAACGTTGAAGATAGGCCTTATATGATCACTTCAAATCACACTGGTCAGATAGCGATAGACGGAATGCTTATCTCCACTGCTTTCGCTATGGAGATTGGCCCTCCAAGAATTCTTCGTGCCATGGTAGAAAGATTCTTTACTGGCCTTCCTTTTATTGGAACATGGGCAGCACAAGGTGGAGCAGTCCTAGGTGACAGACAAAATTGTGAAAAGCTTCTTGAGAGAAATCAGTCAGTATTAGTTTTCCCTGAAGGCGTGAAAGGGATATCAAAGAGCACAAAAGACTTTTATAAAGTTCAAAATTTTACAAGAGGATTTTTTAGGATTGCCTTAAGTTCAGGCGTTCCAATTCTTCCTATCGCTGTTATTGGAGCGGAAGAGTTCTTCCCTTACGTTTATCAGGCAAAGTCGATTGCAAAGAAGTTTGGTCTTCCAGCACTGCCAATAAGTGCGAACTATATACCACTCCCCTCACCGATTGATATTTATATTGGAGAGGCTTATATGCCACCAAGTCATTTGAATTCGGATTCAACAGATAAAGATATTGACCTACATATTTTTGAAATTGAAAGTATTATTCAAAAAATGACTAATGATGGACTTAAAAAGAGAAGGAACTTTTGGGCAAATGCTAAATAA
- the yihA gene encoding ribosome biogenesis GTP-binding protein YihA/YsxC: protein MAFEIARETSTFRYGMSNPEQLQEWLKENPHAIGLSFVGRSNVGKSSTINSLFGNKIAKTSKTPGRTREINIFSFKIKSDGKILEEIPEFFFYDLPGYGHAEVSKEMSKNWEALMSTFFGSISLHTLMVNIQDARHPNQKSDQEFHHFLKGFNFETFLLFNKIDKLKTQKERSALNKLKPILSKEFKWVRQIYFTSAEKKNGIDQVEEAIISYLLRQRDLLESM, encoded by the coding sequence ATGGCATTTGAGATTGCAAGAGAAACATCAACTTTTAGATACGGGATGAGTAACCCAGAACAGCTACAAGAGTGGTTAAAGGAAAATCCTCATGCCATTGGATTAAGCTTTGTTGGAAGATCAAATGTTGGCAAGTCGAGTACTATAAATAGCCTCTTTGGAAATAAAATTGCCAAAACTTCTAAAACACCAGGAAGAACAAGAGAAATCAATATTTTCTCATTTAAAATAAAGAGTGATGGAAAGATTCTTGAGGAAATTCCAGAATTTTTCTTCTATGACCTTCCTGGTTATGGGCACGCTGAAGTTTCAAAAGAGATGTCAAAGAACTGGGAAGCCCTTATGTCCACTTTCTTTGGAAGTATTTCTCTCCATACACTTATGGTAAATATTCAAGATGCGAGACATCCAAATCAAAAATCAGATCAGGAGTTTCACCACTTCCTTAAAGGATTTAATTTTGAAACATTTCTTCTCTTCAATAAAATTGATAAATTAAAAACTCAAAAAGAAAGATCTGCTTTAAATAAGTTAAAACCAATTCTCTCCAAAGAATTTAAATGGGTAAGACAAATCTATTTCACTTCTGCCGAGAAGAAAAATGGGATTGATCAAGTGGAAGAAGCAATTATCTCCTATTTATTAAGACAGCGAGACCTATTAGAATCAATGTAA
- a CDS encoding sigma 54-interacting transcriptional regulator produces MKDFSQDLQESSKYHSKFMLKPLYGISKEIILNRTEYKIIKSKNDLFSQEHFIIQLPTLENDRIDLSLKWKSSEGDSYYVLESLNDVPFRLNGNIVLSAIVTNGDKVDIAHNRLEFNCANKVFESNYGVCQRVINSNLNILLEGETGTGKSFLAKKIHEESGRLGAFVHLNLSSFSKNLIESEIFGHVKGSFTGAVNNKTGALKEADYGTLFLDEVDSLPLDIQTKLLLFLDSKKFRSVGDHKETSTDVRIIFASGRSLEEMVGKGEFRKDMFFRVSSGAVKKIQPLRRDKQRVGELLKKFEQDKDCVISKRLTNFYLNLEWPGNIRQLLGHLEKKVVMTNGRKLDYDSLDESLILSPFTLTDDLTEEYITYRELKLNYFNKVFTRVNGDYRVAAKKLDVSINTVKNVLRKAG; encoded by the coding sequence ATGAAGGATTTTAGTCAAGATTTACAGGAAAGCTCAAAGTATCACTCTAAATTTATGCTTAAGCCCCTTTATGGAATAAGCAAAGAAATCATTCTCAATAGAACAGAATATAAGATTATAAAGTCTAAAAACGATCTATTTAGCCAAGAGCATTTCATTATTCAGTTACCAACCTTGGAAAATGACAGAATTGATTTATCTTTAAAATGGAAAAGTTCGGAAGGTGATAGTTACTATGTCTTAGAAAGTTTAAATGATGTTCCTTTTAGACTTAATGGAAATATTGTTCTTAGCGCGATTGTTACAAATGGAGATAAAGTAGATATCGCACACAATAGACTTGAATTTAATTGCGCAAATAAAGTTTTTGAATCTAATTATGGAGTTTGCCAAAGAGTAATAAATTCCAACCTCAATATACTCTTAGAAGGAGAGACTGGGACAGGAAAATCATTTCTAGCGAAGAAGATTCATGAAGAGAGTGGTCGCCTTGGAGCTTTTGTTCATTTAAATTTATCATCATTTTCAAAGAACCTTATCGAGTCTGAAATATTTGGACATGTAAAAGGGTCCTTTACTGGAGCCGTTAATAATAAGACTGGTGCATTGAAAGAAGCAGATTATGGAACATTATTTCTCGATGAAGTGGACTCCCTTCCTTTGGATATACAAACAAAGTTATTACTCTTTTTAGATTCTAAGAAATTTAGAAGCGTAGGAGATCACAAGGAGACTTCAACGGATGTTAGAATTATTTTTGCCTCAGGAAGATCTTTAGAGGAAATGGTTGGAAAGGGAGAATTTAGAAAAGATATGTTCTTTAGAGTTTCAAGTGGAGCCGTAAAAAAAATACAACCTCTTAGAAGAGACAAGCAGAGAGTTGGAGAACTCTTGAAAAAATTTGAACAAGATAAGGACTGTGTTATTTCAAAGAGGCTTACTAACTTCTACCTAAACCTCGAATGGCCAGGTAATATTCGACAACTTCTAGGGCATTTAGAAAAGAAAGTTGTCATGACTAATGGACGAAAGCTGGATTATGATTCTTTAGATGAGTCCTTAATATTATCACCTTTTACTTTAACAGATGATCTTACTGAAGAATACATTACTTATAGAGAATTGAAGTTAAACTACTTTAATAAAGTCTTTACACGTGTGAATGGGGACTACCGAGTTGCTGCAAAGAAATTAGATGTTTCAATAAATACAGTGAAGAATGTTCTGAGAAAGGCTGGGTAA
- a CDS encoding acetyl-CoA carboxylase carboxyltransferase subunit alpha → MSDLLNNYTLEFEKPVRDLENQIKELQEASLRPEIDISKEIKALQKKVSTLIKDIYANLSPWERVQLSRHPNRPHTIDYISEMVEDFKELCGDRHFADDPAIITGFGRIDGRQVAIVGIEKGRKTKEKVHHNFGMPRPEGYRKALRIMQTAGRFGIPIVTFIDTPGAYPGIGAEERGQACAIAENLAEMFDIKSPIVSVVIGEGGSGGALGIAIADKVMMMEYSIYSVISPESCASILWADPKKAEEAANSLKLVPSKALELEVVDSVIEEPIGGAHKDKTAAFEMVKKSISKELKALSKVSTEKLLEQRFEKFRKMGNQTITQVQ, encoded by the coding sequence ATGAGTGATTTACTCAATAATTACACATTAGAATTTGAAAAACCTGTAAGAGATTTAGAAAATCAAATTAAAGAATTACAGGAAGCTTCTCTTCGTCCCGAAATTGATATTAGCAAAGAGATCAAGGCACTCCAAAAGAAAGTAAGTACGCTCATTAAAGATATTTATGCCAACCTGAGTCCTTGGGAGAGAGTGCAACTTTCAAGACACCCAAATCGTCCCCATACAATTGATTATATCAGTGAGATGGTTGAGGACTTTAAAGAACTTTGCGGTGATAGACATTTCGCCGACGATCCAGCCATCATTACAGGCTTTGGTCGAATTGATGGTAGGCAAGTTGCCATTGTTGGAATTGAAAAGGGTAGAAAGACAAAAGAAAAGGTTCACCATAATTTTGGAATGCCAAGACCGGAAGGTTATAGAAAGGCCCTTCGAATTATGCAAACGGCAGGTAGATTTGGAATTCCTATTGTGACATTCATTGATACTCCAGGCGCTTATCCAGGTATAGGCGCTGAAGAAAGAGGTCAGGCCTGTGCTATCGCAGAAAACCTAGCAGAAATGTTTGATATAAAATCTCCAATTGTTTCAGTTGTCATTGGTGAAGGTGGATCGGGCGGAGCTCTTGGAATCGCCATTGCAGATAAAGTGATGATGATGGAGTACTCAATTTATTCAGTAATTTCACCAGAGTCATGCGCTTCAATTCTTTGGGCAGATCCAAAGAAAGCAGAAGAGGCGGCGAACTCTTTAAAGCTCGTCCCTTCAAAAGCATTAGAGCTTGAAGTTGTTGATTCAGTAATTGAAGAGCCAATCGGTGGTGCCCATAAAGACAAGACGGCAGCATTTGAAATGGTTAAGAAGTCTATTTCTAAAGAACTAAAGGCACTATCGAAAGTAAGTACTGAAAAGTTATTAGAGCAGAGATTTGAAAAATTTAGAAAAATGGGTAATCAGACAATTACTCAAGTTCAATAG
- a CDS encoding YicC/YloC family endoribonuclease, translating into MAIQSMTGFGKGEASGDDWVITAEIKSVNHRFKDLRFKMSSLFAPIEIDLKNRLTEVFKRGSFDIYINYKKAEGKTKFDDIDEEKVSLFLGKISKIVKNQGLDLAISPSEFLRQDFYKDLDDSSEESFDLARTAFVNAMESLKESRLSEGDKMLKVIKSHKEQFEKHYSVIVGLADTFQENVEERLRKRFQDFSEELGVDEPRFLQEVVYYLEKMDVHEEINRIAAHLEKLDSILVNGGEIGRQLDFLIQELNRETNTIGSKSSLKEISDNVVQMKVQLEKIREQGLNLE; encoded by the coding sequence GTGGCCATTCAGTCAATGACAGGATTTGGAAAAGGTGAGGCAAGTGGTGACGATTGGGTTATCACTGCTGAGATAAAGAGTGTGAATCACCGATTTAAAGATTTGCGTTTTAAGATGTCATCTCTCTTTGCTCCGATTGAAATTGATTTAAAGAATAGGCTGACAGAAGTTTTTAAACGTGGAAGCTTTGATATTTATATCAATTACAAAAAGGCCGAAGGAAAAACCAAGTTTGATGATATTGATGAGGAGAAGGTTTCTCTTTTTCTTGGGAAAATTTCAAAAATAGTGAAGAATCAGGGGTTGGATTTAGCTATTTCTCCGAGCGAGTTTCTAAGACAAGATTTTTATAAGGATCTAGATGACTCTAGTGAAGAGAGTTTTGATCTAGCGAGAACGGCCTTTGTTAATGCAATGGAGTCTCTTAAGGAATCTAGATTATCTGAGGGAGATAAGATGTTAAAAGTCATCAAGTCTCACAAGGAACAATTTGAGAAGCATTATTCTGTGATTGTCGGTCTAGCTGATACTTTTCAGGAGAATGTCGAAGAGAGGCTTAGAAAGAGGTTTCAGGACTTTTCAGAAGAGCTAGGAGTTGATGAACCAAGATTTCTTCAGGAAGTCGTTTATTATTTAGAGAAAATGGATGTTCATGAGGAAATAAATAGAATTGCGGCTCACCTTGAGAAGTTAGATTCTATTTTGGTTAATGGCGGAGAGATTGGAAGACAGCTTGATTTTCTTATTCAGGAGCTGAATAGGGAAACAAATACCATAGGTTCAAAATCTTCTCTAAAGGAAATCTCTGATAATGTCGTTCAGATGAAAGTACAATTAGAAAAAATTAGAGAACAGGGCTTAAATTTAGAGTAA
- the gmk gene encoding guanylate kinase, translating into MSIGKIIVIVAPSGTGKSTLIKKVKAEFSELLESVSYTTRGIREGEENGVAYNFIDEKTFLKMKDDNEFLEWAKVHSNYYGTSKKFVEGELEKGKKLLFDLDVQGADSFKAYFGDRAQIIFIAPPSILELEKRLRGRGTDSTGVINLRLENAKREVLRKDDYDFCVKNEELDVAFEDLKNTITKILNS; encoded by the coding sequence ATGAGTATTGGTAAGATTATTGTTATTGTTGCACCTTCGGGAACTGGAAAATCTACTTTAATTAAAAAAGTTAAAGCAGAATTTTCTGAATTATTAGAGTCTGTCTCTTATACCACTCGTGGAATACGAGAAGGTGAAGAGAATGGTGTTGCTTATAATTTTATTGATGAGAAAACTTTTTTAAAAATGAAAGATGATAATGAGTTTTTGGAGTGGGCCAAGGTTCATTCTAATTACTACGGGACCTCTAAGAAATTTGTGGAAGGGGAACTTGAGAAAGGAAAGAAGCTCTTGTTTGATCTTGATGTTCAAGGGGCCGATTCCTTTAAAGCCTATTTTGGAGATAGGGCGCAGATTATCTTTATTGCGCCACCATCTATTTTGGAGCTTGAAAAAAGGTTACGTGGACGAGGAACAGATAGTACTGGTGTTATTAATCTCAGACTTGAAAATGCAAAGAGAGAAGTTCTTAGAAAAGATGATTACGACTTCTGTGTAAAAAACGAAGAACTCGATGTGGCATTCGAAGATCTTAAAAATACGATTACAAAAATATTAAATTCATAA